Genomic segment of Sarcophilus harrisii chromosome 4, mSarHar1.11, whole genome shotgun sequence:
GTTCAGCAAGGGCTTCATCCCGTGAGACCAGATCCTGGGCACAGCGGTCATACTGATCCTGGAGCTTCTCCAGATGACTCTCAGTGCTAGCCAGGCTCTGCAGCTGCAGCTGCAGATCTAAACCAAAGTTTGCCCCAGTAATAACCCCCGTGAAACCCCACTCTCAACTCTTCCCAAAACAGGGCAACTGCTGATCTCTGGGAAGCAGCCAAGTAACAAAGTGAAAGGCTAAGGGGAGAGAGAGCTTAAAAAGTCACTTTTTAGAATAGGTCCCCATAAcagactagggaaaaaaaaaaaaaaaaaaaaatctttctcctcccttcctatcATATATCTGTGGCTCTCGGTACAAAGCCTTGGCCAGCTTTCAGTCATGGTATCTATACCTGCCGCCAGCCGTCTATTTTCCAATTCCAGCTGCTCAATTCGGGCCTGGGAATCCTTTAACTGAGCAGAGACCTGGTCCAGCTGCCAGGAAACCTGGGAGGAAAGGAGCATTTCATCTCACAATTGTTCCTGGGCCACGGGTCCCAAGACTTAGTCTAGTTTCCTATCCTGAAAAAGCTAAACAATGAGCCATCTTATTGGGCTTCCCGGGCAGACATAGGGCAAGACAGAAGTTTGCAGCTAAAACCCAAAGCAACAgcagagggaggaggaagcaGAAACACTGGTGCAGGCTAAGGGCTCTGGCCCATATGGCCATATTGTGCTACAATCTTCCATATGACCCTCTATACCGGCCAGGCTCTACAGATGACTTCATATATAAGATAACAGAGAATACCAAAGTCTATCTTGCAGCTTACCTAGCTAGTTTTTAATTCATAATATAGAAGGAAGAAAGTTTTATATGGAACTGTCAGTGAAAGTACAGATTGGGAAGACCactgaaagagggagagacagatcTAACAGTGAGCAGGCCCAAGCATCCCCCCTACTTTATACCTGTTCCTCCTTCTCCCTGGCTACATCTCGCTCCTGCAAAGCCTTCTGACTCTTGGTGATCAAAGGCTCCATTAACTTCTGGGCCTGATTCAGCATGGCTGTCCACACAGTATACTGCCAGGAGACAGAAAGCCCAAGTCAGAGGGAAAAGTATgcgaaaggagagggagaagaggggccGTAATGAAGGCACATACATCCAGCTGCATTGTAACCCAGTCCTTCCGTAAGGTAGAAGCAAGTTGTGTGGCCTGCTGTGCCATCTCCTTCTGCTCCAAGTGAAGAGAAGCCTGCAACAGGATAAGGGATGTGGAGCAAAATGGGAAGGCTTCTGTTTCTCACCTCACCACCTTTTCCCTGTCTCCCCACCCAAATTACCTGCTGGGCTTGGGTCTCTCTCAGGAGATCACAGAGCTCCACCTGTGACTCCAGATCCTGCTGAAGCTCACTGATACGCTGACTGAAATGTGCACAGAAGGCCTCCAAGATCGTCTCTGCCTGGCCAGAGATGGAAACAGATAGCAGAGAAAAGCCTATTCCTATCTCTCCCCAAAAAGCAGCCTAGCATCCTCCTCCCACAGGTGGCAAAACTATGTGTCTGACCCGTCTCCCTGTACCCCACAGCAGACTTCTGTCAGAAGCCCTGAGAGGCAGCAGGTGTATGGAGTCAGCCCCAACAGCAGCTGCTGCCCAGGAGGGAACCCTAGCACTTACTGCAGTTTTTCCTCTGAGGGCTGCTTCTTCTCGACTCCTTGCTTCATCCCTCTCTTCTAAATGGCTCTGAAGCTTTGTCCTGGCTCTGTTCAGCACCTCCCAGCAGCGGGAGACCAAGGCTTCTGAATCCTGGTGCTAGGAGATGAGAACCCGGCTCTTTCTGAGATCCCTTGCCCTGGCTTCCAACAGCCTCCAACCCCACTCTCAAAGCACTTACCTCCTGCTTCAGTGCTGCCCTATCCTCCCTTAGGTTCAGCAAACATTGGTTTAGCAAGGACAAGAGTTCCTGGGATTCTAGAACCCATGACTGCTAAATGGGACAGAGGGAAGTACTCGattcatcaacatcatcatcatcatcatcagtcaGGCCAAATCTCAAATCCCCACATCCCACCTTAAAAGTAAGGTCAGGCAAGAAATAAGGTTACTGGGGAAGCATGCTGTTTGCCCTAGAGGAAATGTCCTGGAATAAGGGAAAAGGTCACCAAGGCTAACTAACATGGGTTGTTAGAGACTGACATATGGTTATctagggaaagggaataagcatttacatggcacctactatgtgccaagcactctaTAAAGATAttcctatttgatcctcacaactctgttatgattcccattttacagttgaggaaattgagacagacagcGAGAGGTGATtttccagggtcccacagctagtaagcatctaggGGTCAGACTCACACTCGGGTCTTGCTGGAGCTAGGCCCGGTGTTCTGTTGCCACCGGGCACTGAGGCccattccttttctctcccaaagTATTCAAAACAGAAAGCCCCTCGATGTGCAACAAAAGGACTCACAAGAGCACCTACCATGACGCTCCCAGCCTGTATTAGATGCTGGTGGGCCTCCCGACTCTCCTGCAGATGCTGGGGCTCATCTGCCACCTAGGGGGAAATTCATCTACCTGCTCCTTCTGCCAAGACAGAACCTTCCAGGTCCCTTCCCACCACGGAAGAGCAGAAAGGCTGATGAATGCGCCTCAGTGCCCCTAACCCAAAAAACTCTGGggtagggaaggaaagggaagtcaGAAATAGGATGAATGTAACATTTCCATGCCTGGGAGAAAAGAAAGTGGTCTAATGGCAGAatttcttggggggagggggggcttcCCTGTGCTGGCAAAGGCCATGGCGTCGGTTGTTCTGCTGAGTCATGACATTTCAGCAGTTTGATTTGAAGCGGCTTTGCCACGGCCTCTTGGGGTTCGCTGTAAAAGCTGCCAAGTTCCCTGGAGACCCAAAGCGAGGCAGCTCGCTCTCTCTGATGTGCTGAGAGTCACGAAGTACCCCATGTGCTCCAGGtgggggaggggtgtgtgtgagtgtgtatggcCTGAAGCAGGGGCAGCCAGGCAAGTGATCACATTAGTGGGATGGAGGAGGAGGTCATTTCCCCTCTTGTTCCACTTCAGTGGCTTCCGAAAGCCCCAGGCAGATGGGGGCTGGGGGAACTGAGGAATGTTTAAGAACATGGAACcagggagatgactaaaaaccattacattgaattcccaatccctatatttatgcacacctgcctttttgatttccttcacaagctaattgtacaatatttcagagtctgattctttttgtacagcaaaataacggtttggtcatgtatacttattgtgtatctaatttatattttaatatatttaacatctactggtcatcctgccatctagggaggggtgggggtaagaggtgaaaattggaacaagaggtttggcaattgttaatgctgtaaagttacccatgcatatatcctgtaaataaaaggctattaaataaaaataaaaaaataataaaaaaaaaaaaaaaaagaacatggaacCAGGTGAAGAGGGGGACAAAGCAGGATGGACAAACCACCTAAGATATGCTCAGCCTGAGGTTCTCAGAATTTCTGGGGCAGGTGAAGCAAAAGTGACAGCCAGGTACATTTTCAACACAAGCACAAGGAAAGACAGAGTACTCTCTCTCATAGCTGGCAGCAGTGACCTCTACTTCCCATCTGAGTGGCCATGACATGCTGGGGAGACACCCAGAAGGTCAGAACAGCAACGTTAAAGCTAACTCAATCCTTCCCATTTCCTGATAATTTCCTTGCCCGCTAAGAACAgactccctctctcctccccaggtCTCTGCTGCCGTAGCTGCCCAAGGACATCCAGGTGCAACACCGCCAATCCCGTGGCTATCAGCCACTAAGGCTACGTGGCCCTGCCTCCTACTTATCTGTGGGTGAAGAGGGGTATGGACACGCCGGTCTTAGACAGTCCTCCTAGGTACTCACTCTACAGTAAGACAACATTCACCAGGCCAGCTCCTTCGCCTCATGGCGGGTCTAGGATTGGGAAGAGACCCTCTTACCCCACTGAGACAGACGTCAGTCTGGGTGCTGCTCTCCTGGGCTTCACGGTGAGGGGCAGCCCCACTGCTCTGCCAATCCCGAAGCTGCCGTGAGACAGCCTCCAGAACAATGAGGGAACTAAGCAGATGATCTTCCAGGTCCCGTCTAGACAAGGCACTCATATCTGGGGGTCGGCTgcagagaaaggtaaaaggaggAGATGGAGCGAGATGGAGAAGAAGGTGCTAAGACAGGACCAGAAATGCAAGGGAGCAAGAGACCACTCACCACCACAGCAGGGAATCTGTCTCAGAGGCATTGTCTTTCGTACTGGCCTGCTGGGCCTGAGATGTATTGGTGCCCTTTTCCAGCAAAGCTGGGGTCGTGAGCCATGAACCcacagagctagaagaaacagGAGTAGCGTTGGATCCTCTATCACGCATCAAAGCAGGAAGAGGGAAGCTCTGGCGCAGACTCTCCAGCATCGCTGAGGTATTCATCCCCTTATCGAGCCATGTCAAAGGGGACATCCACGACCCAGTACTGGGACTGCCAGTTTTACTAGAACCTTCTGCTGGAGCCACCTGGGGCCCGGTTTCTGCTGGAATTTGAGCAGGGAGGGATGGATCTCTTGCTGGCTGGGTTTCCTCTGATGAATGGGAAGGTTGCAGTTCCTCTCCTGTACATGTGAGTGATGTGCTTCCTGTGCTGGGGTCTGAAAAGCTGGCAGGAGGAGACTGCTGCACGAAAGCAGAACTGTTTGTCAGAGGCACGGAGGCCTTGGGGACAGCTTCTGGACTAACGCCTCCTGAGCTTTCCTCTGGGCGCTGCTGCTCAGAACAGGGACTGGAGGCATTCTCCATACAAACATGTGGCAGGGCATTCTGGGAGATGGCTCTTCCCGGAGTGGCAGTGATAATGTCTACAGAGTTGCCATTCAGGCAAGGTGCTACCCCTGTGGTCACAGGAGCTATCAGACTTGGAGAAAGGCCGAAAAAGATGTTATTTGCTTCTGCCTGAGCAGCCAAGTCCTTCTCAAGTGGACTGTCTGACTGTAGCCCTTGGCTGGGCCTTTCTTGGGAAGGAGAGGGAACCAGGGTCAACGATTTGACCACATCATCATTCAATGGGGCTGCTGCTTCAGAAGCTTTGGGAGTAGAACTGGTTTGGGGAACCAGCCCAAAACACTGCTCCTCTGTGCCACCCTGGGAAGCTTCAAGCTCCTTCAAAGGCAAACATGGCAGTTCTGAGGGGAAATCTGTCCAAATGGTTTTGGGAAACTCCAGCAAAGATGGGATGCTGCTGTCCTCTGGctaacaaggaaagaaaaagtcaaggATTTGACAAAGGTCATTTTACTAACCCAGGCGTCTCATCCTATAAAGCAAGCAGGCA
This window contains:
- the SPAG5 gene encoding sperm-associated antigen 5 isoform X3, which produces MARRPPLLDLFLPRRPGGSADPEESGSPAQPRGPRRAMWRGKSENRLPLQELLQPNAIPNPAKVTLACSKTNPILYQPQPEDSSIPSLLEFPKTIWTDFPSELPCLPLKELEASQGGTEEQCFGLVPQTSSTPKASEAAAPLNDDVVKSLTLVPSPSQERPSQGLQSDSPLEKDLAAQAEANNIFFGLSPSLIAPVTTGVAPCLNGNSVDIITATPGRAISQNALPHVCMENASSPCSEQQRPEESSGGVSPEAVPKASVPLTNSSAFVQQSPPASFSDPSTGSTSLTCTGEELQPSHSSEETQPARDPSLPAQIPAETGPQVAPAEGSSKTGSPSTGSWMSPLTWLDKGMNTSAMLESLRQSFPLPALMRDRGSNATPVSSSSVGSWLTTPALLEKGTNTSQAQQASTKDNASETDSLLWCRPPDMSALSRRDLEDHLLSSLIVLEAVSRQLRDWQSSGAAPHREAQESSTQTDVCLSGVADEPQHLQESREAHQHLIQAGSVMQSWVLESQELLSLLNQCLLNLREDRAALKQEHQDSEALVSRCWEVLNRARTKLQSHLEERDEARSREEAALRGKTAAETILEAFCAHFSQRISELQQDLESQVELCDLLRETQAQQASLHLEQKEMAQQATQLASTLRKDWVTMQLDYTVWTAMLNQAQKLMEPLITKSQKALQERDVAREKEEQVSWQLDQVSAQLKDSQARIEQLELENRRLAADLQLQLQSLASTESHLEKLQDQYDRCAQDLVSRDEALAELTSRREEQAAWWQEAEATLKSAQLEQRAALTEEVQELRENVEFLDQENQVAHTELTRLESQLKTTLSILQERNVQCQDLKDSVDSLEARLADVTAEAQELKKMHQSSPQLSGLSQSLYDLVHMLQTTLKKEAELGSPLQRATQTPAQPLQPPDNSFLGSVLRAMEGEVEPDLSPLFRSDRSAFSQVESKIFLWPAVQEAPHHAKKSLEELTCLMQEAQSLCSQLQDSKEKAVEALQQEICSLQVKLQTQEEQYQEALKIQEVEVEKLSQALCVRYKNEKELQEVIQQQDKKILEQIDKIGEFTSLREEVTQLTRSLQRSETEVKVFQEALARQQNPNSQPTDIAWVQEKVWLCQEVDKLRLLLLDMEKEKATLLTKSQKHRNILEENLRCSEKELEKLDDILEQIHEALLNIPEVVSGCQELQKVMQLLR
- the SPAG5 gene encoding sperm-associated antigen 5 isoform X2 — encoded protein: MARRPPLLDLFLPRRPGGSADPEESGSPAQPRGPRRAMWRVRSLGSPATPQRGKSENRLPLQELLQPNAIPNPAKVTLACSKTNPILYQPQPEDSSIPSLLEFPKTIWTDFPSELPCLPLKELEASQGGTEEQCFGLVPQTSSTPKASEAAAPLNDDVVKSLTLVPSPSQERPSQGLQSDSPLEKDLAAQAEANNIFFGLSPSLIAPVTTGVAPCLNGNSVDIITATPGRAISQNALPHVCMENASSPCSEQQRPEESSGGVSPEAVPKASVPLTNSSAFVQQSPPASFSDPSTGSTSLTCTGEELQPSHSSEETQPARDPSLPAQIPAETGPQVAPAEGSSKTGSPSTGSWMSPLTWLDKGMNTSAMLESLRQSFPLPALMRDRGSNATPVSSSSVGSWLTTPALLEKGTNTSQAQQASTKDNASETDSLLWCRPPDMSALSRRDLEDHLLSSLIVLEAVSRQLRDWQSSGAAPHREAQESSTQTDVCLSGVADEPQHLQESREAHQHLIQAGSVMSWVLESQELLSLLNQCLLNLREDRAALKQEHQDSEALVSRCWEVLNRARTKLQSHLEERDEARSREEAALRGKTAAETILEAFCAHFSQRISELQQDLESQVELCDLLRETQAQQASLHLEQKEMAQQATQLASTLRKDWVTMQLDYTVWTAMLNQAQKLMEPLITKSQKALQERDVAREKEEQVSWQLDQVSAQLKDSQARIEQLELENRRLAADLQLQLQSLASTESHLEKLQDQYDRCAQDLVSRDEALAELTSRREEQAAWWQEAEATLKSAQLEQRAALTEEVQELRENVEFLDQENQVAHTELTRLESQLKTTLSILQERNVQCQDLKDSVDSLEARLADVTAEAQELKKMHQSSPQLSGLSQSLYDLVHMLQTTLKKEAELGSPLQRATQTPAQPLQPPDNSFLGSVLRAMEGEVEPDLSPLFRSDRSAFSQVESKIFLWPAVQEAPHHAKKSLEELTCLMQEAQSLCSQLQDSKEKAVEALQQEICSLQVKLQTQEEQYQEALKIQEVEVEKLSQALCVRYKNEKELQEVIQQQDKKILEQIDKIGEFTSLREEVTQLTRSLQRSETEVKVFQEALARQQNPNSQPTDIAWVQEKVWLCQEVDKLRLLLLDMEKEKATLLTKSQKHRNILEENLRCSEKELEKLDDILEQIHEALLNIPEVVSGCQELQKVMQLLR
- the SPAG5 gene encoding sperm-associated antigen 5 isoform X1, encoding MARRPPLLDLFLPRRPGGSADPEESGSPAQPRGPRRAMWRVRSLGSPATPQRGKSENRLPLQELLQPNAIPNPAKVTLACSKTNPILYQPQPEDSSIPSLLEFPKTIWTDFPSELPCLPLKELEASQGGTEEQCFGLVPQTSSTPKASEAAAPLNDDVVKSLTLVPSPSQERPSQGLQSDSPLEKDLAAQAEANNIFFGLSPSLIAPVTTGVAPCLNGNSVDIITATPGRAISQNALPHVCMENASSPCSEQQRPEESSGGVSPEAVPKASVPLTNSSAFVQQSPPASFSDPSTGSTSLTCTGEELQPSHSSEETQPARDPSLPAQIPAETGPQVAPAEGSSKTGSPSTGSWMSPLTWLDKGMNTSAMLESLRQSFPLPALMRDRGSNATPVSSSSVGSWLTTPALLEKGTNTSQAQQASTKDNASETDSLLWCRPPDMSALSRRDLEDHLLSSLIVLEAVSRQLRDWQSSGAAPHREAQESSTQTDVCLSGVADEPQHLQESREAHQHLIQAGSVMQSWVLESQELLSLLNQCLLNLREDRAALKQEHQDSEALVSRCWEVLNRARTKLQSHLEERDEARSREEAALRGKTAAETILEAFCAHFSQRISELQQDLESQVELCDLLRETQAQQASLHLEQKEMAQQATQLASTLRKDWVTMQLDYTVWTAMLNQAQKLMEPLITKSQKALQERDVAREKEEQVSWQLDQVSAQLKDSQARIEQLELENRRLAADLQLQLQSLASTESHLEKLQDQYDRCAQDLVSRDEALAELTSRREEQAAWWQEAEATLKSAQLEQRAALTEEVQELRENVEFLDQENQVAHTELTRLESQLKTTLSILQERNVQCQDLKDSVDSLEARLADVTAEAQELKKMHQSSPQLSGLSQSLYDLVHMLQTTLKKEAELGSPLQRATQTPAQPLQPPDNSFLGSVLRAMEGEVEPDLSPLFRSDRSAFSQVESKIFLWPAVQEAPHHAKKSLEELTCLMQEAQSLCSQLQDSKEKAVEALQQEICSLQVKLQTQEEQYQEALKIQEVEVEKLSQALCVRYKNEKELQEVIQQQDKKILEQIDKIGEFTSLREEVTQLTRSLQRSETEVKVFQEALARQQNPNSQPTDIAWVQEKVWLCQEVDKLRLLLLDMEKEKATLLTKSQKHRNILEENLRCSEKELEKLDDILEQIHEALLNIPEVVSGCQELQKVMQLLR
- the SPAG5 gene encoding sperm-associated antigen 5 isoform X4, producing the protein MGKSENRLPLQELLQPNAIPNPAKVTLACSKTNPILYQPQPEDSSIPSLLEFPKTIWTDFPSELPCLPLKELEASQGGTEEQCFGLVPQTSSTPKASEAAAPLNDDVVKSLTLVPSPSQERPSQGLQSDSPLEKDLAAQAEANNIFFGLSPSLIAPVTTGVAPCLNGNSVDIITATPGRAISQNALPHVCMENASSPCSEQQRPEESSGGVSPEAVPKASVPLTNSSAFVQQSPPASFSDPSTGSTSLTCTGEELQPSHSSEETQPARDPSLPAQIPAETGPQVAPAEGSSKTGSPSTGSWMSPLTWLDKGMNTSAMLESLRQSFPLPALMRDRGSNATPVSSSSVGSWLTTPALLEKGTNTSQAQQASTKDNASETDSLLWCRPPDMSALSRRDLEDHLLSSLIVLEAVSRQLRDWQSSGAAPHREAQESSTQTDVCLSGVADEPQHLQESREAHQHLIQAGSVMQSWVLESQELLSLLNQCLLNLREDRAALKQEHQDSEALVSRCWEVLNRARTKLQSHLEERDEARSREEAALRGKTAAETILEAFCAHFSQRISELQQDLESQVELCDLLRETQAQQASLHLEQKEMAQQATQLASTLRKDWVTMQLDYTVWTAMLNQAQKLMEPLITKSQKALQERDVAREKEEQVSWQLDQVSAQLKDSQARIEQLELENRRLAADLQLQLQSLASTESHLEKLQDQYDRCAQDLVSRDEALAELTSRREEQAAWWQEAEATLKSAQLEQRAALTEEVQELRENVEFLDQENQVAHTELTRLESQLKTTLSILQERNVQCQDLKDSVDSLEARLADVTAEAQELKKMHQSSPQLSGLSQSLYDLVHMLQTTLKKEAELGSPLQRATQTPAQPLQPPDNSFLGSVLRAMEGEVEPDLSPLFRSDRSAFSQVESKIFLWPAVQEAPHHAKKSLEELTCLMQEAQSLCSQLQDSKEKAVEALQQEICSLQVKLQTQEEQYQEALKIQEVEVEKLSQALCVRYKNEKELQEVIQQQDKKILEQIDKIGEFTSLREEVTQLTRSLQRSETEVKVFQEALARQQNPNSQPTDIAWVQEKVWLCQEVDKLRLLLLDMEKEKATLLTKSQKHRNILEENLRCSEKELEKLDDILEQIHEALLNIPEVVSGCQELQKVMQLLR